A stretch of the Stegostoma tigrinum isolate sSteTig4 chromosome 34, sSteTig4.hap1, whole genome shotgun sequence genome encodes the following:
- the LOC125446617 gene encoding zinc finger protein 271-like, translating to MEEKPFKCEVCTEAIVMSPRQMMHAWEKPFSCDVSEMPFTQSSHLLSYPKIHTGEKSVTCETYNSSFSQLSTFLNQGDTDTREKPFTCEVCHKSFAQSSTLRVHHRIHTGEKPFTCNVCNKSFSQSSNLRAHQRIHTGKKPYTCDVCDTSFSYPSNLRKHQYRHTGQKPFKCEVCDQAFTLSATLMTHQRIHTGDKPFKCEVCNKSFSQSWPLLVHQRIHTGEKPFTCEVCDKSFTRSSTLLQHRRIHTGEKPFICEVCDKSFLRSSTLLEHQRIHTGENPFTCEVCEKSFSRSWTLLLHQRIHTGEKPFTCEVCDKSFSDSSNLRKHQRIHAGEKQLTYGVCNKSLSESSYLLLPQDAQTGE from the coding sequence atggaagagAAACCATTCAAGTGTGAGGTTTGTACTGAAGCTATTGTGATGTCTCCGAGGCAGATGATGCATGCCTGGGAGAAGCCCTTCAGCTGTGATGTTTCTGAAATGCCTTTCACTCAATCCTCCCACCTCTTGTCCTACCCGAagattcacacaggggagaaatcAGTGACATGTGAGACATACAATAGCTCATTCTCACAGTTATCAACCTTCCTCAACCAGGGAGACACAGACAccagggagaaaccattcacgtgCGAGGTATGCCACAAATCGTTTGCACAGTCATCAACCCTCCGTGTGCACCAtcgcattcacacaggggagaagccattcacgtGTAACGTGTGCAACAAATCTTTCTCACAGTCATCAAATCTCCGTGCGCACCAACGCATTCATACTGGGAAGAAGCCATATACATGCGATGTGTGCGACACATCATTCTCGTACCCATCAAATCTTCGCAAGCACCAATACCGTCACACTGGTCAGAAACCGTtcaagtgtgaggtgtgtgatCAGGCATTCACACTCTCAGCGACGCTCATGACTCACCAACGCATCCACACCGGTGACAAGCCATTCAAATGCGAGGTGTGCAACAAGTCTTTCTCTCAGTCTTGGCCACTGCTTGTGCACCAGCgtattcacactggagagaaaccattcacatgtgaGGTGTGTGATAAATCATTCACACGATCATCGACCCTCCTGCAGCACCGACGcatacacactggggagaaaccttTCATCTGTGAGGTATGCGATAAATCATTCTTGCGCTCATCAACCCTCCTCGAGCACCAgcgcattcacactggggagaacccCTTCACCTGTGAGGTGTGTGAGAAGTCATTCTCACGGTCTTGGACCCTGCTTCTGCACCAACgcatccacacaggggagaagccattcacatgcgaggtgtgtgacaaatcattctcagatTCTTCAAATTTGCGGAAACACCAGCGCATTCATGCAggggagaaacagttaacataCGGGGTGTGCAACAAATCATTGTCTGAGTCGTCATACTTACTGCTCCCACAGGATGCCCAGACAGGAGAGTAA